In Caulobacter segnis ATCC 21756, the sequence ACGCACGATCTCGATGTGGTCGATCAGTTCGGCCGGAATGCGGTCGACGAAGAAGGCCTGGTCGGCGCCGGCGCCGAACGCGCCCGAGCTGGAGCCCGAGCCTGGGACCTTTTCGCCATTGATCAGGATCTGGGTGTAGGCCGGGTCGAGGCCGCGCAGGCGCACGCCGTCCGACTCCAGCACGTCCGACAGGAACGACACGCTGGGCACGCGCTTCAGCGCGTCGCCGACGGTCAGCGGCTCGAAGCGCTGGAAGTAGTCGAGGCCGTAGTCGAGAACCGGCGCGGTCGATTCGCTGCGGTTGCGATAGGCGATCTTGGCCTGCACCACGACCGCGGAGGCCAGGGTCGGCTCGTCGGCGGTGGCGATCGGCGCGTCGGCCGGCGCGCTATCCGGCGCGGCGCTGACGGCCGACGCCAGGGCCAGCGGCGCGAACGCCGCCAGCGCGAAGAGCATGGTCTTCTTCATCCTAATCCCCTTGTTGGCCGCGCGCTCTTGAGCAGGCGCGCCTGGACAGCCCTAGGGGTCGGCATAGTTTTGGGACGCGATGTTTCGCTGACGCTTTTGTTGCAGAATCTTGAAGGCGCCCGGCTACCGCTTGCCCGCCGGGCGCGCCAGCCAATGGCGCAGCGCGCCGTTGACGGGGCCTGGGGCCTCCATGGGCGCCATGTGGCCGGTGTCGGGGATCACCACCAGGTGCGTGCAGCCGATGGCGGCGGCCATGGCCCTATGACCCTCGGCCGGGGTGATCTGGTCGTTCTCGCCGACGATGATCACCAGCGGGACCCGCAGCGCCCTCAGCGCCGCCTCGCCGTCCTCGCGCTCCAGGCTGTTCTGACGCAGGAAGACCTCGCGGCCCAGGCGTTGGGTCATGTCGACGATGCGGCCGGTGAGCTCTGCGTCGTCCAGGCGCGAGGCGTCGATATAGCTCTTCATGATCGCCTGGCCGATGCCCAGGAACGTGCCGCCCTTGGCCGCGGCCTTGTTCAGCGCCTGACGCTGGGCGGCGCGCTGGGGCGTGTCGACATGGATCGAGGTGTCCAGCAGGGCCAGGCGCTCGATGCGCTCCGGCGCGATCCGGGCGATGTCCTGGGCGACGTAGCCGCCCATCGAGAAACCGGCCAGGGCGAAGGTCGGCTCGGCGCCCGCCAGCACATGCTCGGCCATCTCGCGGATGGTGGCGTAGGGCGTCAGGTCCGGAACCCAGACCCGCGCGACGTCGGAAAGGCCGCTGATCTGGTCACGCCATAGCTCGGCGTCGTTCAGCAGGCCGGGGAGGAGGATCAGTTGGGGGAGGTGGGAGGGCATAACTCGCTCATAACCCATAAATCTCCGTCATTCCCGCCCTTGTGGCGGGAACCCCTCTCTCCGCCGCAAGGGCGGGAGGGGCGGACCGCTGGCGGTCCGCTTGCGTCTCTTGTGTCAGCTGAACCAGGGGTTCCCGCCACAAGGGCGGGAATGACGGATGGTGCTGGAAATGACGGCGGAAACAAAAAGGGCGCTCCGAGGAGCGCCCTTTCGTCTTAATGCGGTGAACCGAAGCCTCAGGCCTCGACCATGTTCTTGGCGATCGCCGCCTCGCGCATGGTCTTCTGCAGCTTTTCGAACGCCCGGACCTCGATCTGGCGAACCCGCTCGCGGCTGACGCCGTACTGGGCGGCGAGTTCTTCCAGGGTGGTCGGGTCGTCCTTCAGGCGGCGTTCGGTCAGGATGTGGCGCTCGCGGTCGGTCAGTTCGACCATCGCCTCTTCCAGAAGCGACATCCGCAGCGACTTTTCCTCGTCCTCGGCGACCCGGGTCTCCTGGGAGACCTGTTCCTCGTCGGCCAGCCAATCCTGCCACTCGCTCTCGCTGTCCGAACGCAGAGGCGCGTTCAGCGAGGCGTCGGGGCCCGACAGGCGGCGGTTCATCGAGATGACCTCGCTGTCCAGCACGCCCAGCTTGGTGGCGATGGCGCTGACCTGTTCAGGGCGCAGGTCGCCTTCCTGGAAGGCGGCGATCTGGCTCTTGGCCTTGCGCAGGTTGAAGAACAGCTTCTTCTGCGCGGCGGTCGTGCCCATCTTCACCAGCGACCACGAGCGCAGGATGTATTCCTGGATCGAGGCGCGGATCCACCACATGGCGTAGGTGGCCAGGCGGAAGCCCTTGTCGGGCTCGAACTTCTTGACCGCCTGCATCAGGCCGACATTGCCTTCGGAGATCACTTCGCCGATCGGCAGGCCATAGCCGCGATAGCCCATGGCGATCTTGGCCACGAGGCGCAGGTGCGACGTCACCATCTTGTGGGCGGCTTGCGGGTCCTGATGCTCTTTCCAGCGCTGGGCGAGCATGAACTCTTCGTCCTTGCTCAGCATCGGGAACTTGCGGATCTCGGTTAGGTAACGAGACAGGCCGCCGTCCGGCGACATCACCGATAGAGAATTCACGGCCATCGTACTTATATCCCCTTGCGTGCGGATCCGCTCGCCAATCGCGCGCGATCATCCCCCACACGAGGGGATAGATAGTTCGCGAAACGACGGGTGGAAGAGCGGTAACGCATTTGTAATGTCCGAGTTGCCTGCTTGGGTATTGTACGAATGCGGCGACAGTTTGGACGCGTGGCTTTCGTAAGGGAAAGAGGGCTTGAGATGATCCGCTTCGTTCTTCGCATCCTGATCGCCGCCGCCGGCCTCTGGCTGGCCGCGCGCATCGTGCCGGGCGTCACCGCCGACGGCTGGACGACGCTGATCATCGCCGGTTTCCTGCTGGGTGTCGTCAATGCGGTGGTGCGGCCGGTGGTCACGGTGCTGACCTTCCCCCTGACCCTCGTCACGCTGGGGCTGTTCCTGCTGGTCGTGAACGCGGCGATGATCGGGATCGTGGACTGGCTGCTGGACGGCCTTCGCGTCCCGGGCCTGTGGGCGGGGATCCAGGTCGCGATCGTGACGGGCGTCGTCAGCTGGATCGGCCAGGCGTTCCTGGGCGAGGCGCGGGCGGAGCGGGACTAGAAGGCCCCAGCAGCCCCAGGCGCCGTTTTGCGTGATTTCGCCAAGATCACGGTAAACAGGCCTGCAAACACTGTGACATGGCCATGAAGATTTCGCGAAATGATCCCTCGAGAGCACGTCCATTAGCGCGGCGTTAGCCGAGAAATGGTCCTTCGCCGCCTGTAGTGGAGGCGTATGTATGTTCACTTTGCGGGACACGGTTTCTTCGCTGGCGCCGGCGCGCCAGGACGATTTGGGCAGGACGCTGTACGAGCGTTTTCGCGAGGAGCCGGACACCCTGATCGTGCCGGTGGTCGATGGCGAGGATCGGCCGATCGGCATCGTCGAGCGCAACGCCTTCTTCCTCCGCATGGCGGCTGAGTATGGCCGCGCCCTCTACGCCAATCGGCCGATTTCGGCCCTGATGGATAGCGAGCCGCTGATCGTCGACGCCGACACCGAACTCTC encodes:
- a CDS encoding alpha/beta fold hydrolase; protein product: MPSHLPQLILLPGLLNDAELWRDQISGLSDVARVWVPDLTPYATIREMAEHVLAGAEPTFALAGFSMGGYVAQDIARIAPERIERLALLDTSIHVDTPQRAAQRQALNKAAAKGGTFLGIGQAIMKSYIDASRLDDAELTGRIVDMTQRLGREVFLRQNSLEREDGEAALRALRVPLVIIVGENDQITPAEGHRAMAAAIGCTHLVVIPDTGHMAPMEAPGPVNGALRHWLARPAGKR
- the rpoH gene encoding RNA polymerase sigma factor RpoH, translating into MSTMAVNSLSVMSPDGGLSRYLTEIRKFPMLSKDEEFMLAQRWKEHQDPQAAHKMVTSHLRLVAKIAMGYRGYGLPIGEVISEGNVGLMQAVKKFEPDKGFRLATYAMWWIRASIQEYILRSWSLVKMGTTAAQKKLFFNLRKAKSQIAAFQEGDLRPEQVSAIATKLGVLDSEVISMNRRLSGPDASLNAPLRSDSESEWQDWLADEEQVSQETRVAEDEEKSLRMSLLEEAMVELTDRERHILTERRLKDDPTTLEELAAQYGVSRERVRQIEVRAFEKLQKTMREAAIAKNMVEA
- a CDS encoding phage holin family protein, with the translated sequence MIRFVLRILIAAAGLWLAARIVPGVTADGWTTLIIAGFLLGVVNAVVRPVVTVLTFPLTLVTLGLFLLVVNAAMIGIVDWLLDGLRVPGLWAGIQVAIVTGVVSWIGQAFLGEARAERD